A region of Paenibacillus sp. JNUCC-31 DNA encodes the following proteins:
- a CDS encoding MFS transporter has translation MSKISLGLLKQNDFRNFWLGHTVSSFGVQITTVAIPLIAALTMHASPLEMGFLTAVEFLPFLLISLFVGVWVDRKPKRPMMIAADIVRAVALIAIPVGIFMDILTMPLLYIIAAIVGINTVIFEIAHVSYLPTVVKKDELVEGNSKLEFSSSSATVVGQSIGGALIQIFSAPFSILFNIGTYLVSAVYLARIKKQEDAVEVPEGTKQNMGAEIREGAKFVFHNNILRAILIGTVIFNLFTYVIEPIFILYISRTLALAPVYIGLIFSMSGVGALLGAFVAGPMVKKLGIGKTMVTSLFLAGLVSLVIPVATLLPTLPAVILIMVMYMIDAAMVIVYNINQRSLRQGITPQNLQGRMNACMRMFGMGVVPIGAVLGGWLGGIIGTTPTLIVGAIGLMGSSIFIVFSSVRTITQPAGPDVTSHGG, from the coding sequence ATGAGTAAAATTTCGTTGGGTTTATTGAAGCAGAATGATTTTAGGAATTTCTGGTTGGGACACACGGTTTCGTCATTTGGCGTTCAGATTACGACTGTGGCCATTCCCCTGATTGCAGCACTAACCATGCATGCATCACCGCTTGAAATGGGATTTTTGACTGCAGTTGAATTTTTACCTTTTTTGCTAATCAGCTTGTTTGTTGGTGTGTGGGTGGACCGCAAGCCTAAACGTCCGATGATGATCGCAGCTGACATTGTTCGTGCTGTTGCACTCATTGCTATTCCTGTTGGCATCTTCATGGACATATTAACGATGCCCTTGCTTTATATCATCGCAGCAATTGTCGGTATAAATACGGTTATTTTTGAGATTGCTCACGTTTCGTATCTGCCTACGGTTGTCAAGAAAGATGAGTTGGTAGAGGGGAACAGCAAACTGGAGTTTAGCAGTTCTAGTGCCACAGTTGTAGGGCAAAGCATAGGCGGGGCACTGATTCAGATATTCTCAGCTCCCTTCTCTATCCTATTTAATATCGGCACCTATCTGGTATCAGCCGTATATCTTGCTCGTATTAAAAAGCAGGAGGATGCAGTCGAGGTACCAGAGGGGACCAAACAGAACATGGGAGCCGAAATTCGCGAAGGAGCAAAATTTGTTTTTCATAATAATATCCTGCGCGCTATTTTGATCGGAACAGTCATTTTTAATCTGTTTACCTATGTAATAGAACCTATTTTTATTTTGTATATTTCACGGACCTTGGCACTGGCCCCCGTCTATATTGGCTTGATCTTTTCGATGTCCGGTGTAGGTGCCTTGCTCGGAGCTTTTGTTGCAGGTCCCATGGTGAAAAAACTGGGTATTGGTAAAACCATGGTGACTTCGTTGTTTCTTGCAGGTCTTGTTTCACTGGTTATTCCTGTAGCTACATTATTGCCTACCTTACCAGCCGTCATCCTCATCATGGTGATGTACATGATTGATGCTGCAATGGTCATTGTGTATAACATCAATCAGCGCAGTTTGAGACAGGGCATCACCCCGCAAAATTTACAGGGAAGAATGAATGCCTGCATGCGGATGTTTGGCATGGGCGTAGTTCCGATTGGCGCGGTGCTTGGAGGTTGGCTTGGAGGGATTATTGGTACTACGCCAACCTTGATTGTGGGGGCGATTGGACTGATGGGTTCATCTATTTTTATCGTCTTTTCATCGGTACGAACCATTACACAGCCTGCAGGTCCGGATGTTACTTCACATGGGGGGTGA
- a CDS encoding ATP-grasp domain-containing protein, whose protein sequence is MSRLVFIEANTTGTGMLALTRAASWGLDPVFYTNNPDRYVGLKETGCQVHVCDTNDLNQLRKHLAETIDLSGIQGITTTSEFYLEQVAALSAEYGLPGNPLEVVRRVRNKAKTRRILAQAGMIQPPFRVVRHESELANAINSIGLPCVIKPTEDSGSNAVRLCMSLEVAEQHVSNILSNKFNVRGQLAPKEVLIEGYIEAPEYSVETISWQGKTEIIGITQKSLAGLPFFVEAGHLFPAKLSSVQSDTIIQTVLHALEIIGFCNGVAHTEIKWTENGCSIIEINGRLAGGMIPELIRLTTGVDMLEQQILCAFRGPTIQQVKYEGTAGIRFLMSDTEGQVDQIIGKDQAVRISHVNEVKVNVLPGERVTPPQNAYHRLGHVIAEGSTFEETVGTLDHAMRLIQIIVK, encoded by the coding sequence GTGTCTAGACTGGTGTTTATTGAAGCAAACACGACAGGTACAGGAATGCTCGCCTTGACTCGTGCAGCAAGTTGGGGGCTTGACCCCGTATTTTATACAAATAATCCAGATAGATACGTCGGATTAAAGGAAACGGGATGTCAGGTTCATGTGTGCGATACGAATGATTTGAATCAGTTGCGTAAACACCTTGCAGAGACAATCGATCTTTCGGGAATACAGGGGATAACGACAACTAGCGAGTTTTACTTGGAGCAGGTGGCTGCGCTGAGCGCAGAGTACGGCCTTCCAGGGAATCCCCTTGAAGTTGTTCGCAGGGTGCGAAACAAAGCAAAGACACGCAGGATACTTGCACAGGCAGGTATGATTCAGCCCCCTTTCAGGGTGGTTCGCCATGAATCAGAACTGGCTAACGCAATAAACAGCATTGGTCTTCCCTGTGTAATCAAGCCAACAGAGGATAGCGGCTCAAATGCAGTTCGTCTCTGCATGAGTCTTGAAGTGGCTGAACAGCACGTGTCTAACATCCTTTCAAATAAATTTAATGTGCGGGGTCAATTAGCACCGAAGGAAGTTCTGATTGAGGGATATATCGAGGCTCCTGAATATAGTGTCGAGACGATTAGCTGGCAGGGCAAAACGGAGATTATCGGTATTACTCAAAAGTCACTTGCAGGCCTTCCTTTTTTCGTAGAAGCAGGACATCTATTTCCGGCAAAATTAAGTTCAGTGCAATCCGACACGATCATTCAGACTGTGCTGCATGCCCTTGAGATCATCGGATTTTGTAATGGAGTTGCACATACCGAAATCAAATGGACGGAGAATGGCTGCTCCATTATTGAGATTAACGGTCGTTTGGCAGGAGGGATGATTCCAGAACTGATTCGTCTCACTACAGGGGTGGATATGTTGGAGCAGCAAATATTATGTGCTTTTCGCGGCCCTACCATTCAACAGGTGAAGTACGAGGGTACAGCCGGCATCCGGTTTCTAATGTCAGACACGGAAGGGCAGGTTGATCAAATTATCGGCAAAGATCAGGCAGTGCGAATAAGTCATGTAAATGAAGTTAAAGTTAACGTTCTCCCCGGGGAGCGTGTAACTCCTCCACAAAATGCTTATCACCGTCTAGGCCATGTTATTGCTGAAGGGAGCACCTTCGAGGAAACGGTTGGGACTCTCGATCATGCCATGAGACTTATTCAGATCATAGTAAAGTAA
- a CDS encoding PLP-dependent cysteine synthase family protein, which produces MIETIGNTPLVQLNHNRIIGGNVYAKLELMNPFGMKDRVAKQIILEAKYSGQLQDGAPIIESSSGTMACGVAMVGTCLGHEVHIVTDPRMDQITLAKLTALGCKIDIVEQMGTNGWQSARLQRLNELMKELPGAYWPRQYENSNNPAAYRELAHEVMNDLGRVDYLVASVGSGGSMTGTARALKRYNPDLKVVAVDCIGSVIFGQPDWPQRLQGGLGNSLIAPNVDHSIVDEVHWLNDEEAFAATLALAREQQIFAGNSSGSVYAVAKWLQSNVPQDTNILAIFPDRGDRYASTIYNRDYRKEKQIDALRLPEGPQLVPYETVVYSWSYARLSGVMHRV; this is translated from the coding sequence ATGATCGAGACGATAGGCAATACACCCTTGGTGCAATTAAACCATAATCGGATCATCGGTGGTAATGTCTATGCCAAGCTTGAATTGATGAATCCCTTTGGGATGAAAGACCGCGTAGCCAAACAAATTATTTTGGAAGCGAAGTACAGTGGGCAATTGCAGGATGGAGCTCCCATTATTGAAAGTTCGTCCGGAACAATGGCTTGCGGCGTTGCAATGGTTGGGACCTGCCTGGGGCATGAAGTTCATATTGTTACCGATCCGCGAATGGACCAGATTACGCTGGCCAAGCTGACAGCGTTAGGCTGCAAGATTGATATTGTGGAACAGATGGGCACAAACGGATGGCAGAGCGCACGATTGCAGCGACTCAACGAATTGATGAAGGAGCTTCCGGGGGCCTACTGGCCAAGACAATATGAAAATTCCAACAACCCTGCTGCATATCGTGAGCTTGCTCATGAGGTCATGAATGATCTTGGACGTGTAGATTACCTGGTTGCTTCTGTTGGAAGTGGCGGGTCTATGACAGGAACAGCCCGTGCACTCAAAAGGTACAATCCAGATCTCAAGGTGGTGGCGGTTGATTGTATTGGCAGCGTTATTTTTGGACAGCCCGATTGGCCCCAACGTTTGCAAGGCGGGCTGGGCAATTCCCTAATTGCACCAAACGTGGACCATTCGATCGTTGACGAAGTGCACTGGCTGAACGACGAAGAAGCGTTTGCTGCAACGCTCGCTCTGGCAAGAGAACAGCAAATTTTTGCTGGGAATTCCTCTGGTTCGGTCTACGCGGTAGCCAAATGGCTACAGTCCAATGTCCCTCAAGATACAAATATATTGGCCATTTTCCCGGACCGGGGAGACCGTTACGCCAGTACCATCTATAACAGGGACTACAGAAAAGAAAAGCAAATTGATGCTTTGCGCTTGCCTGAGGGACCGCAATTGGTTCCTTATGAGACTGTCGTTTATTCGTGGTCCTACGCTAGGCTCTCGGGAGTGATGCACCGTGTCTAG
- a CDS encoding non-ribosomal peptide synthetase: MEFPNACLHELFEQQVERTPQLIAVLMNDSCLTYEELDRQSNRLGHYLIQKGVGPDIPVGVCMNRSPELIVVLLGILKAGGAYVPLDPEAPYSRKQQVLIDAGARCYITDQVGQPDNSYIAEEMLVFAAFFEELKNQPDSSPRSGVRPDHLVSVYYTSGSTGKPKGVANMHQGWVTALLSMQQVLQLEPGETVLQKTTLTFDDAALEIFWPLLVGGRIALLEPGLHRDPEAIVEAVIRYDVAFLVLVSSMLGRLLDVVTSQQVQSMTHLRGCFGGGEALPAQMGRRYMQLNMPGDLYNLWGATELSIGSTLHRCTIKDFSAEGQISIGTPLSNSRVYILDHRLQKVETGMTGDLYVAGQGLSKGYINDPERTNLVFIQDPFVPDERMYRTGDQAYFHEDGSIGFVGRSDHQVKIRGIRVELGEIEATLIAESYVKEAAVLLREDIPNIQRLTAYVVLYPDQSTTAGQIKEALQEKLPAYMIPHFIMLLDELPLNSNSKLNRLALPIPSVAVGDSTTENEPKTKMETFLAETFADVLRLERVGRMDDFFEVGGDSISASKVISLLRSCTDPNLPLTLIFAERNVQDLARYLEDRGYQGENLNTQTLFTSNKLADQKREMSFAQERLWFVQQMDPLDPVYNEPLAYRLEGDVDTRALHEALLELMRRHEALRTTFTVVNDQPVPIIVEELELQFPIIPLETGAEDHPETLIQQRLSEEARKPFDLEQGPLIRTVLFKLGEGSHILFINMHHLITDAWSNVIFLDELNILYKAYLDYRPSPLLKLPLQYSDYAVWHKEWIRENGLRKQLDFWKNELSGELPILQIPTDEPRPPIQTFAGDKIHFTLPEQWMSRIQALGRQTEASVYMILQAAFSLMLHRYSGQKDIIVGSPIANRNQHGLEQMMGFFVNTVAIRSQFKGEDSFRVYLQKVKERCLNVYEHQDIPFELLVRELQPERNHAYSPIVQVMFAYQNQLEEMLELGDLTVHPIEVNSKISRFDLTLFVKEAASGQLSCTFEYNTRLYRRATIDRMIKSFTSLMEAILGDPEQSIARLPLLSVEEQQRILFTWNDTFAAFPSEVCLHELFERQAGETPQLIAAIYQNKMITYEELEKRSNMLANYLLLHDLGERSVVGVCVERSLELVVGLMAILKAGAAFVPIDMELPSSRIRHILQDADVKVCLVQEHAREKLTMDEVVLICPDSEWDIIKQQPTSRPIRNVTADSPVSVYYTSGSTGKPKGLINVHRGWVNRMCWMQKHFKLQAGETVLQKTTLTFDDAAVEFFWPLISGGRVALLEPGLHRDPRSIIEACIQYEAVHVQFVPSMLNLVLDELTSDDERRLHKLRSTISSGEALTANTVKRFFAKLPGTLNNTWGATEVSIDSTLHVATSEDMEAEGAVCIGKPIDNNRCYVLDDYLQPVPPGVNGKLYLAGVGLAQGYLNMPERTAQAFIPDPFVPGERMYHTGDLGFYRPDGSLQFIGRADNQVKIRGMRVELGEIEAVLLLHENVKEVVVLVDEDSSNIKRLVAYVVPLDTSADISEELRQMAKDVLPDYMVPSFILLLDRMPLNANGKIDRSQLAKPERLSHYAAASFVEPQTQMEEYLVGIWRELLNMEHVGVEDHFFDLGGHSLLATQIVSRVRRQLKLEVPLREVLLHPTIRQFASRVEEFLYEQIQQMSDEEVEAMMRS, translated from the coding sequence TTGGAATTTCCGAATGCTTGCCTTCATGAGCTTTTCGAACAGCAGGTCGAGCGGACTCCGCAGCTTATTGCGGTCCTCATGAACGATTCATGCCTTACATATGAGGAATTAGATAGACAGTCCAACCGGCTTGGACATTATTTGATCCAAAAAGGGGTAGGCCCGGATATACCAGTAGGCGTCTGCATGAATCGCTCACCAGAGCTGATTGTGGTATTGCTCGGGATATTAAAAGCTGGCGGTGCTTACGTGCCACTCGACCCGGAAGCTCCATATTCCCGCAAGCAACAAGTATTGATCGATGCAGGAGCTCGTTGTTACATCACCGACCAAGTCGGGCAGCCCGATAATTCATACATTGCAGAGGAGATGCTTGTCTTCGCGGCCTTCTTCGAGGAACTCAAAAATCAGCCTGACAGCTCGCCGCGTAGCGGGGTTCGTCCGGATCATCTTGTCTCTGTTTATTATACTTCAGGTTCTACCGGCAAGCCGAAAGGTGTTGCCAACATGCATCAAGGCTGGGTGACGGCGCTACTGTCCATGCAGCAGGTCTTGCAGCTAGAACCTGGAGAGACCGTTTTGCAGAAAACGACACTGACCTTTGATGATGCGGCGCTGGAAATCTTTTGGCCGCTGCTTGTTGGGGGAAGAATCGCACTTCTTGAGCCAGGGTTGCATCGGGACCCTGAGGCGATCGTAGAGGCTGTCATACGATATGACGTCGCTTTCCTTGTTCTAGTCTCAAGTATGCTTGGCCGATTGCTGGATGTAGTTACGTCGCAACAGGTCCAAAGCATGACACACTTAAGGGGGTGCTTCGGAGGGGGAGAGGCACTTCCAGCACAGATGGGGCGCCGATACATGCAGCTTAATATGCCTGGAGACTTATACAATCTTTGGGGGGCAACGGAACTCTCTATTGGTTCCACGTTACATCGCTGCACGATAAAGGACTTCTCGGCAGAGGGTCAAATTTCCATTGGAACACCTTTGAGCAACAGCAGGGTTTATATTCTGGACCACCGTTTGCAAAAGGTAGAGACTGGCATGACCGGCGACCTATATGTCGCGGGCCAAGGTTTATCAAAGGGATATATCAATGATCCCGAACGCACGAATTTGGTGTTCATCCAAGATCCGTTTGTTCCAGATGAACGAATGTATCGAACGGGGGATCAGGCCTATTTTCACGAGGATGGAAGCATTGGGTTTGTGGGACGGTCCGATCATCAGGTCAAAATTCGCGGCATTCGTGTTGAACTTGGTGAGATTGAAGCCACGTTGATCGCCGAATCCTACGTTAAAGAAGCTGCGGTGCTGCTACGCGAGGACATTCCCAATATCCAGCGCCTGACAGCATATGTCGTATTGTACCCCGATCAGTCAACAACGGCGGGACAAATCAAAGAGGCTTTACAGGAAAAGCTACCTGCTTATATGATCCCGCATTTTATTATGCTACTGGATGAGCTGCCGCTGAACAGCAATAGCAAGCTCAATCGTCTCGCCTTGCCCATCCCGTCGGTTGCTGTTGGCGACTCTACAACAGAGAATGAACCGAAAACAAAGATGGAAACTTTTCTCGCTGAAACGTTCGCGGATGTCCTACGGCTTGAACGAGTCGGACGGATGGATGACTTTTTTGAAGTTGGGGGAGATTCCATTTCTGCTTCAAAGGTTATAAGTCTGCTTCGTTCCTGTACGGATCCGAACCTGCCTCTGACACTGATCTTTGCCGAAAGAAACGTGCAGGATCTAGCCAGGTATCTTGAAGATCGTGGTTACCAGGGCGAGAACTTGAATACACAGACATTATTTACTTCCAATAAGCTGGCCGATCAAAAGCGGGAGATGTCTTTTGCCCAGGAACGTCTATGGTTTGTACAGCAAATGGACCCGCTCGATCCGGTGTATAACGAGCCTTTGGCTTACCGATTGGAAGGTGATGTGGATACCCGGGCGTTGCATGAGGCGTTGCTCGAATTAATGCGTCGGCATGAGGCGTTGAGAACAACCTTTACCGTTGTAAATGACCAACCCGTACCGATCATTGTTGAAGAACTGGAGCTACAGTTCCCGATCATTCCATTGGAAACGGGTGCAGAGGATCATCCAGAAACACTCATTCAGCAAAGACTGAGCGAGGAAGCGCGCAAGCCTTTTGACCTTGAGCAGGGACCTTTGATCCGAACGGTTCTGTTCAAACTTGGAGAGGGTAGCCACATTCTCTTCATCAATATGCATCATCTGATAACAGATGCCTGGTCGAACGTGATTTTCTTGGATGAACTGAACATTCTGTACAAAGCTTATCTTGATTACAGACCAAGTCCGCTATTGAAGCTGCCCCTGCAATACTCCGATTATGCTGTATGGCACAAGGAATGGATTCGGGAGAATGGTCTTCGGAAGCAGCTTGATTTCTGGAAAAACGAACTATCGGGAGAACTGCCCATTTTGCAGATACCAACCGATGAACCTAGACCTCCTATTCAAACCTTTGCGGGGGATAAAATACATTTTACACTTCCAGAGCAGTGGATGTCGCGCATTCAGGCGCTTGGCCGGCAGACGGAAGCATCCGTATATATGATTTTGCAGGCCGCTTTTAGCCTCATGCTTCATCGTTACTCCGGTCAAAAGGATATCATTGTCGGGTCACCCATAGCGAATAGGAATCAGCACGGCCTGGAGCAAATGATGGGCTTCTTCGTAAATACGGTAGCTATTCGCAGCCAATTTAAGGGAGAAGACAGCTTCCGTGTCTATTTGCAAAAGGTCAAAGAACGGTGCCTAAACGTCTATGAGCATCAGGACATCCCATTTGAATTGCTGGTAAGAGAGCTGCAACCGGAACGGAATCATGCCTATTCTCCGATTGTTCAGGTCATGTTCGCTTATCAAAACCAGTTAGAGGAAATGCTGGAGCTTGGTGATCTGACAGTACATCCAATCGAAGTGAACAGCAAGATTTCGAGATTTGATCTGACACTTTTTGTGAAGGAAGCAGCCTCCGGACAGTTGTCATGTACATTCGAATATAATACTCGACTCTACAGGAGAGCAACAATAGATCGAATGATTAAGAGCTTTACCTCCCTGATGGAAGCGATTTTGGGTGATCCAGAGCAGAGCATAGCCAGGTTGCCTCTGTTATCGGTGGAGGAGCAGCAGCGTATTCTTTTTACGTGGAATGATACCTTTGCAGCTTTTCCTTCTGAGGTATGCCTGCATGAATTATTTGAACGTCAGGCAGGTGAAACTCCACAGCTTATAGCGGCAATCTATCAGAACAAAATGATAACTTACGAGGAACTGGAGAAACGCTCCAATATGCTTGCGAATTACCTGTTGCTTCACGATCTGGGCGAACGAAGTGTTGTAGGGGTTTGCGTAGAGCGGTCTTTGGAGCTGGTAGTCGGTCTGATGGCGATTTTAAAAGCAGGCGCTGCTTTCGTTCCCATCGACATGGAACTGCCTTCAAGCCGAATTCGGCACATTTTGCAAGATGCGGATGTGAAGGTATGTCTTGTCCAGGAACATGCAAGAGAGAAACTTACAATGGACGAAGTTGTCCTCATCTGCCCCGATTCGGAGTGGGATATTATCAAGCAGCAGCCAACAAGCAGACCTATACGCAACGTAACAGCGGATTCGCCTGTGTCGGTGTATTATACCTCAGGTTCTACCGGCAAGCCGAAGGGACTTATCAATGTTCACCGGGGTTGGGTAAATCGAATGTGTTGGATGCAGAAGCACTTTAAGTTGCAAGCAGGGGAAACCGTTCTTCAGAAAACAACGCTGACCTTTGACGATGCAGCAGTGGAATTTTTCTGGCCTTTGATCTCTGGCGGACGTGTGGCGCTGCTGGAGCCTGGTTTGCACCGTGATCCACGTTCAATTATTGAAGCATGTATTCAATATGAAGCTGTTCACGTTCAATTCGTGCCAAGTATGCTGAATCTGGTACTGGATGAACTCACATCTGATGATGAGCGGCGACTCCATAAGCTTCGCAGTACGATCTCATCCGGGGAAGCGCTGACAGCAAACACAGTTAAACGCTTCTTCGCCAAGTTGCCGGGGACGCTTAATAACACTTGGGGTGCTACGGAGGTGTCGATTGACTCCACGCTTCATGTAGCAACGAGCGAGGATATGGAAGCCGAAGGGGCAGTGTGTATCGGTAAACCGATTGATAACAACCGATGTTACGTGCTGGATGACTATTTACAGCCGGTCCCACCCGGAGTTAACGGTAAACTGTATCTCGCAGGTGTAGGGCTTGCCCAAGGCTATCTGAATATGCCGGAACGAACGGCTCAGGCATTTATTCCAGATCCATTCGTTCCTGGAGAACGGATGTATCATACAGGCGACCTCGGCTTTTATCGTCCCGATGGCTCTCTCCAGTTTATAGGACGTGCCGATAATCAAGTGAAAATACGCGGCATGCGGGTGGAATTGGGGGAGATTGAAGCGGTGCTGCTGCTTCATGAAAATGTAAAAGAAGTCGTCGTGCTTGTGGATGAAGACTCATCTAACATCAAACGTTTGGTAGCTTATGTTGTGCCTTTGGATACCTCCGCAGATATAAGCGAGGAACTTCGCCAAATGGCAAAGGACGTGCTGCCTGATTATATGGTTCCTTCGTTTATTCTGCTGCTTGATCGGATGCCTCTAAATGCGAACGGAAAGATAGACCGAAGCCAGCTTGCCAAGCCTGAACGACTCAGCCACTATGCTGCTGCCAGCTTCGTGGAGCCTCAAACTCAGATGGAGGAGTACCTCGTGGGAATCTGGCGTGAGCTTTTAAATATGGAGCATGTCGGTGTAGAGGATCATTTCTTCGACTTGGGTGGACATTCCTTGCTGGCTACACAAATTGTCTCCAGAGTTCGCCGCCAATTGAAGCTGGAGGTTCCATTACGTGAAGTGCTGCTTCATCCAACCATCAGGCAGTTTGCATCCAGAGTGGAGGAGTTTCTCTACGAGCAGATTCAGCAGATGAGTGACGAAGAAGTAGAAGCTATGATGAGATCCTGA
- the ltaE gene encoding low-specificity L-threonine aldolase — MSDFSKIELRSDTFTLPTPEMLEAMFQAELGDDVYGEDLTVKKLELKAAEMLGKEAAIFMPSGTMANLASIMAHCPRGSKVLVGDESDIYIYEAAGASVCGGIMYEPISTQADGRLDLEDLQKAIPRDPEDPQFALPGLLCLENPHNRMGGRILPLSYLEDIRAFANEHQIPVHMDGARIWNASVAMGIPVAAIADYAESLQFCLSKGLSAPIGSMVVGSEAFIRKVYRNRKMLGGGMRQAGIIAAAGLVSLNKMVSRLAEDHLNAKRLAEGLSSIPGIACDPQTVETNIVFFRVTDPRFTWESFVQKLHQKGVHVDELGHGRIRAVTHVGVNSQQIEEALHHMRDTLA; from the coding sequence ATGTCTGATTTTTCCAAGATTGAACTTCGCAGCGATACCTTTACTCTGCCTACTCCTGAAATGCTGGAAGCCATGTTTCAGGCTGAGCTTGGGGACGATGTGTACGGTGAAGACCTTACTGTAAAAAAGCTGGAATTGAAGGCAGCTGAAATGCTGGGAAAGGAAGCGGCCATTTTTATGCCCAGCGGCACGATGGCTAACCTTGCTTCTATTATGGCCCATTGCCCACGTGGATCCAAGGTACTCGTTGGTGATGAGTCGGATATTTATATTTATGAAGCAGCGGGGGCGAGTGTTTGTGGAGGGATTATGTACGAACCAATCAGCACCCAAGCTGATGGGCGTCTTGATCTCGAAGACCTGCAAAAGGCAATTCCCCGGGACCCGGAAGACCCGCAATTTGCTTTGCCGGGGTTGCTTTGCCTGGAAAATCCCCATAATCGCATGGGCGGACGAATATTGCCACTGTCTTATCTGGAGGACATTCGGGCATTTGCCAATGAGCATCAAATCCCTGTGCATATGGATGGTGCCCGCATCTGGAATGCCTCTGTAGCAATGGGAATACCGGTAGCTGCGATTGCCGATTACGCCGAATCCCTCCAGTTTTGTCTTTCCAAGGGCTTATCTGCTCCCATTGGATCAATGGTTGTTGGCAGCGAGGCGTTCATTCGAAAGGTATACCGAAATCGCAAAATGCTTGGCGGAGGCATGCGACAGGCAGGCATAATTGCAGCAGCGGGATTGGTTTCCTTAAACAAAATGGTATCGCGGCTGGCGGAAGATCATTTGAATGCCAAACGGCTCGCGGAAGGATTATCGTCCATTCCGGGTATTGCATGTGATCCTCAGACTGTAGAGACCAATATCGTTTTTTTTCGCGTAACCGACCCCCGATTTACGTGGGAGAGCTTTGTACAGAAATTACATCAAAAAGGAGTACACGTCGATGAGCTTGGACATGGCCGTATTCGGGCAGTGACTCATGTAGGAGTCAACTCACAGCAGATTGAGGAGGCATTGCATCATATGAGGGATACACTGGCATGA
- a CDS encoding thioesterase II family protein, producing MEYVIEEAEIQNNPWLLREPSPFAKARLFCIPYSGCGASMYRHWPEFIGKIEVCPIQLPGRENRFHEPTYSSYEQLAENFNEALRPYMDRPFAFFGHCGSALPSYEASVQLMRNGGPLPSHLFISSQVAPHEGPYGRFLELDDQELAVEIELLIHKMGGKALPDIVELNTGIMRSDLEANRSYKQDCPETLPFPVTAIGWNRDKEVNPSLLGGWKEYGQASFKVLDGDHHDFLQAPMELLSTIAEAMRRYI from the coding sequence TTGGAATACGTTATTGAAGAAGCGGAAATTCAAAACAATCCATGGCTCCTCAGAGAGCCGTCCCCATTTGCCAAAGCACGTTTGTTCTGTATACCCTACTCCGGCTGCGGTGCAAGCATGTATCGCCACTGGCCTGAATTCATTGGCAAGATCGAAGTATGCCCGATCCAGCTTCCTGGTCGCGAGAACAGATTTCATGAACCCACTTATTCATCCTATGAGCAACTTGCAGAGAATTTTAATGAAGCACTACGCCCTTATATGGATCGTCCCTTTGCGTTTTTTGGCCACTGTGGTTCGGCGTTACCCAGCTATGAGGCTTCCGTTCAATTGATGCGTAATGGAGGGCCATTGCCGTCACACTTGTTTATATCATCCCAAGTCGCACCCCATGAAGGCCCCTATGGCCGGTTTCTGGAACTGGATGATCAGGAGCTTGCAGTGGAGATCGAATTGCTCATTCATAAAATGGGGGGCAAGGCTTTGCCTGACATTGTTGAGCTGAACACCGGAATCATGCGTTCTGATCTGGAAGCGAATCGCAGTTATAAACAAGATTGCCCCGAGACTCTTCCTTTTCCGGTAACCGCTATCGGCTGGAATAGAGACAAAGAGGTGAACCCGTCCCTATTAGGCGGCTGGAAAGAATACGGACAAGCGTCCTTCAAAGTGTTGGATGGAGATCATCATGATTTCCTCCAAGCCCCGATGGAGTTGCTAAGTACCATTGCCGAAGCGATGAGGCGCTATATTTAA